One window of Pelmatolapia mariae isolate MD_Pm_ZW linkage group LG18, Pm_UMD_F_2, whole genome shotgun sequence genomic DNA carries:
- the LOC134616662 gene encoding tripartite motif-containing protein 16-like — MNQMDQTKFCCSVCLDLLKDPVTIPCGHSYCMNCIKSFWDEEEKKKIYSCPQCRQTFTPRPVLVKNTMLADLVEELKKTGLQAAPADHCYAGPEDVACDVCTGRKMKAFKSCLVCLASYCEKHLQTHYDSQTFKKHKLVEPSKKLQENICSRHDEVMKMFCRTDQQSICYLCPVDEHKGHDTVSAAAERTERQRELEVSRQNIQQRIQDREKDVKLLQQEVEAINQSADQTVEHSEKIFTELIHLIQKRSSDVKQQIRSQQETEVSRVKELEEKLEQEITELKRKDAELKQLSHTEDHIQFLHNYPSLSALSESTDSSSINIRPLSYFEDVTAAVSEVRDKLQDILREEWTNISLTVTEVDVLLSDPPEPKTRAGFLKYSCDITLDPNTANKQLLLSEGNRKATGVKQQQSYSDHPDRFIYWQQVLSRESLTGRCYWEVEWRGGAVYLAVAYNSISRAGSGNECGFGHNDKSWSLDCKSNSYTFWYNNIQTRVSGPRSSRVGVYLDHRAGILSFYSVSETMTLLHRVQTTFTQPLCAGLRLYYNYGDTAELIKVK, encoded by the coding sequence atgaatcaaatggaccaaacaaaattctgctgttcagtctgtttggatctactgaaggatccggtgactattccctgtggacacagctactgcatgaactgtattaaaagcttctgggatgaagaggaaaagaagaaaatctacagctgccctcagtgcagacagactTTCACACCGAGGCCTGTCCTGGTGAAAAACACCATGTTAGCAGATTTAGTGGaagagctgaagaagactggactccaagctgctcctgctgatcactgctatgctggacctgaagatgtggcctgtgatgtctgcactggaagaaaaatgaaagccttCAAGTCCTGTTTAGTCTGTCTGGCatcttactgtgagaaacaccttcAGACTCATTATGATTCACAAACATtcaagaaacacaagctggtggagccctccaagaagctccaggagaacatctgctctcgtcatgatgaggtgatgaagatgttctgccgtactgatcagcagagtatctgttatctctgccctgtggatgaacataaaggccacgacacagtctcagctgcagcagaaaggactgagaggcagagagagctggaggtgagtcgacaaaacatccagcagagaatccaggacagagagaaagatgtgaagctgcttcaacaggaggtggaggccatcaatcagtctgctgatcaaacagtggagcacagtgagaagatcttcactgagctgatccatctcatccagaaaagaagctctgatgtgaagcagcagatcagatcccagcaggaaactgaagtgagtcgagtcaaagagcttgaggagaagctggagcaggagatcactgagctgaagaggaaagatgctgagctgaagcagctctcacacacagaggatcacatccagtttctacacaactacccctcactgtcagcactcagtgagtctacagactcatccagcatcaatatccgtcctctgagctactttgaggatgtgacagcagctgtgtcagaggtcagagataaactacaggacattctgagagaggaatggacaaacatctcactgacagtcactgaagtggatgttttactgtcagatccaccagagccaaagaccagagctggattcttaaaatattcatgtgacatcacactggatccaaacacagcaaacaaacagctgttattATCAGAGGGGAACAGAAAAGCAACTGGAGTGAAACAACAACAGTCTtattctgatcatccagacagattcatTTATTGGCAGCAggtcctgagtagagagagtctgactggacgttgttactgggaggtggagtggagaggcGGAGCAGTTTATTTAGCAGTCGCATACAACAGTATCAGCAGAGCAGGAAGTGGGAATGAATGTGGATTTGGACATAATGACAAATCTTGGTCATTAGATTGTAAAAGCAACAGTTATACATTTTGGTACAACAACATCCAAACTCGTGTCTCAGGTCCTCGttcctccagagtaggagtgtacctggatcacagagcaggtattttgtccttctacagcgtctctgaaaccatgactctcctccacagagtccagaccacattcactcagccgctctgTGCAGGACTGAGACTTTACTATAATTATGGAGACACTGCTGAGTTGATTAAAGTGAAATAG